The Phacochoerus africanus isolate WHEZ1 chromosome 3, ROS_Pafr_v1, whole genome shotgun sequence genome window below encodes:
- the LOC125121876 gene encoding LOW QUALITY PROTEIN: 40S ribosomal protein SA-like (The sequence of the model RefSeq protein was modified relative to this genomic sequence to represent the inferred CDS: inserted 1 base in 1 codon) translates to MSGALDVLQMKEEDILKFLAAETHLSGTNLDFLMEQYIYQRKSDGIYIINLKKAWEKXLMAARAIVASENPANVSVISSRNTAQRAVLKFAAATGATPIAGRFIPGTLTNQIQAAFWEPRLLVVTDPRAEHQPLTEASYVNLPTIALCNTDSPLHYVDIAIPCNNKGACSVGLIWGVLAREVPRTCGTISREHPQEVMPDLYFERGPEEIEKEEQAAAEKDVTKEEFQGEWTAPAPEFTATQPEVADWSEGLQVPSVPIQQFPAEDWSAQPATEDWSAAPTSQATEWVGMTTEWSYVLP, encoded by the exons ATGTCTGGAGCCCTTGATGTCCTGCAAATGAAAGAGGAGGATATCCTCAAATTCCTTGCAGCAGAAACCCACCTAAGTGGCACCAATCTTGACTTCCTAATGGAACAGTACATCTACCAAAGGAAAAGTGATGGCATCTACATCATAAATCTGAAGAAAGCCTGGGAGA TTTTAATGGCTGCTCGTGCCATTGTTGCCAGTGAAAACCCAGCTAATGTCAGTGTCATATCCTCCAGGAATACTGCTCAGAGAGCTGTGCTGAAGTTTGCTGCTGCCACTGGAGCCACTCCTATTGCTGGCCGCTTTATTCCTGGAACCCTCACTAACCAGATCCAGGCAGCCTTCTGGGAGCCAAGACTTCTGGTGGTTACTGATCCAAGGGCTGAGCACCAGCCTCTCACAGAGGCCTCTTATGTTAACCTGCCTACCATTGCTCTGTGTAACACAGACTCTCCTCTGCATTACGTGGACATTGCTATCCCATGCAACAACAAGggagcttgctcagtgggtctgatATGGGGGGTGCTTGCCCGGGAAGTTCCACGCACGTGTGGCACCATCTCCCGTGAACACCCACAGGAAGTCATGCCTGATCTCTACTTCGAAAGAGGTCCTGAAGAGATTGAAAAGGAAGAGCAGGCAGCTGCTGAGAAGGATGTGACCAAGGAGGAATTTCAGGGTGAATGGACTGCTCCAGCTCCTGAGTTCACTGCTACTCAACCTGAGGTGGCAGATTGGTCTGAAGGCCTGCAGGTGCCCTCTGTGCCCATCCAGCAGTTCCCTGCTGAAGACTGGAGTGCTCAGCCTGCCACTGAAGATTGGTCTGCAGCTCCCACTTCTCAGGCCACTGAATGGGTAGGAATGACCACTGAGTGGTCTTACGTTCTTCCATAA